In Oreochromis aureus strain Israel breed Guangdong linkage group 15, ZZ_aureus, whole genome shotgun sequence, a single genomic region encodes these proteins:
- the chac1 gene encoding glutathione-specific gamma-glutamylcyclotransferase 1: protein MKPQDIIAGKTSLWIFGYGSLVWKPDFKYKRSKVGYIQGYKRRFWHGDNFHRGNDELPGRVVTLIEDDDETTWGVAFEVAGSQLEESLKYLNVRETVCGGYMTKMVDFFPEGEEQPSVQALVYIATSDNPLYLGPATSEEIGAQIAMSRGKTGHNLEYLFRLAEFMRRSCPHVEDHHLFSIEAAALTMVSYLLAAQ from the exons ATGAAGCCTCAAGATATCATCGCCGGGAAGACCAGCCTGTGGATCTTCGGGTACGGGTCACTGGTGTGGAAGCCTGACTTCAAATATAAGAGGAGCAAGGTCGGTTACATTCAAGGCTACAAGAGACGCTTCTGGCACGGAGACAACTTCCATCGTGGGAACGATGAGTTG CCCGGAAGAGTGGTGACGCTGATCGAAGATGATGAC GAGACCACTTGGGGTGTGGCGTTTGAGGTGGCAGGCTCACAGTTGGAGGAGTCCCTGAAGTACCTCAATGTGCGAGAGACGGTCTGCGGTGGCTACATGACCAAAATGGTGGATTTCTTCCCTGAGGGGGAGGAACAGCCTTCGGTTCAGGCGCTGGTTTACATCGCCACCTCCGACAACCCTCTCTACCTGGGCCCGGCCACCTCGGAGGAGATCGGCGCCCAGATCGCAATGTCCAGAGGGAAGACGGGCCACAACCTGGAGTACCTGTTCCGGCTTGCGGAGTTCATGAGGAGGAGTTGCCCACATGTGGAGGACCATCACCTGTTCTCCATCGAGGCCGCAGCATTGACCATGGTGTCTTACCTGTTAGCAGCACAGTAG